The Kribbella amoyensis genome segment ACCGGTTCGCGGACGAGAGGAGATCGCGATGAACGCAGTGGAGCCGGTCGGCCTGGTCCGACTCGACGACACCGACCTGGTGCTGGCCCGGAGCGAGGACGACGTCCGCGGGGTCACCGTGACCGATTCCGGTGGTGAGGAGATCGGCAAGGTGAGTTCGCTGTTCGTCGACGCCGAGGAACGCCGGGTCCGGCTGGTCGAGGTCGCCTCCGGCGGCTTGCTCGGCCTCGGCAAGGAACACCGGCTGATCCCGGTCGACGCGATCGTCGACGTCACCGAGGAGAAGGTGGTGGTCGGCCGCACCCGGGACGAGATCGCCGAGGCGCCCGGCTACGACCCGGACCTGAAGGAGGCCCAGCCGCCGCAGTACTACGACGAGCTGTACGGCTACTACGGCATGTCGCCGTTCTGGTCCGCGGGCTACCGCTCCCCGAACTACCCCTTCCGCT includes the following:
- a CDS encoding PRC-barrel domain-containing protein, with protein sequence MNAVEPVGLVRLDDTDLVLARSEDDVRGVTVTDSGGEEIGKVSSLFVDAEERRVRLVEVASGGLLGLGKEHRLIPVDAIVDVTEEKVVVGRTRDEIAEAPGYDPDLKEAQPPQYYDELYGYYGMSPFWSAGYRSPNYPFR